GCTCTTCCGAAGGTGCCAGCACAGCAGGCTGAGGTGCCAAGAGCCTGTTTGCATCCCTGCTCTGTGCCACcactgctctgtgaccttgacccGGCCTCTTAATATAAACTCTGTCCTTCCACTTCCACACGTGTCTAgcgccttcctctcccctcccagggcagggctggtgaTGCTCAGGGCTCCCAGGCCACTTTGCAGGTCcccagcctcttcctcctcctcctcatctttCCCTCTGCTGCCTTCCCACCTCTCCTTTACCCCGTTCCCCGATCCTTTTGGAAGGCAGTAGATAGCTTAGTGGTCAGTAGCCTCGACTTTGGAGTCCAGGAGACGGGAGCTCCCATTCCAGCAACTCCACTATTACTGGGCTTTATGGCTTTGgtcaagtgacttaacctctgtaagcttcagttttctcatctgttcagATGGAGATAATAAGAGTGGTAACactgtagggttgttgtgaagattaaattcttagcacagtgcctggcccataagGGCTCATACAGATTATTTATGATTCTTTTCTCCCTGAGTCCTTCCCAAGTTCTGAGAGACTCAGACAGGATTTTCCCCCATAATTTAAGCAATGAAGAAGCACCCAAATGCAGCCGTCTGCTGCCGTTCACCTGACCCATCCTTCCCAAACAGCTGTGATGGTGGAAAATAGCACTCAGGTGTGGGCCAGGAAGCCAGGAAGTGGAATGTGTATTCAGGTGCACGTGTGCGACTCTTGGTTGTGTTGTGaagttgagatttttttccactgaattgGCAGTGTTTTCTAATGTGAGTCATTCAGGTTGTTAGAGCATCTAGCAGCCTGGGCCTGAGCATCTTGAGGTGGGAAGAGACAAAGAGACGCCCGATGAAGGGGGAGGTCCCACAGGGCCATGGGGCATCAGGAGGTCAGGTCCCCCCACCTTGCCCGGGGTCTCAGAGGTCGTTGCAAGGGCTGCCTGGAGCTCCAGGAGGACACAGGGTCAGAGCTGGAAGAGGGGCTGGGCATTTTGGGCTAGGGccttctccattccatttcctcTTGCCCTGTTTTGCTGCGAGGAGGGTGCCAGGAGCTGGGCGGTGGAAACTGGGGCAGCTCCTGACATGGGGAAGAAGGCAAGCGGGGAGAGATGGGGCTTGGCAACTGAGTGTGGCAGGTGAGATCTCTAAGGCAGGGAGTGAAGGCAACAACCTGTATCTGTCACctgagatacagcagtgaaggCGGACAGGGAGAGAAACTGGTTGCTCGGTCAGAGGGGATGTTCCATCAGTGCTCTGCCCagggctccctcctgcccccaccacTGAGGGGCTAGCACGATCCTCCAAAAGCCCCCAGTCTGAGCGGGGGAGACGCAGCTCCTGCCCTCAGATTCCCTCGGTTTGAAGAGGGGAGCCTCCTGCTGGGAAGTCCCCAATTTAATGTGGGACACAGACTGGCCTCCCAGTCTGATGAGGGCAATGCCATTTCTCCCCACAGACCCACGCTGAAGAAGAGGGTGGGGGAACATAGGACACACGACGGCTGAGATGTGGTGGGATAGAGGCTGCAGCACCTTGGCCAGGGCTCCCAAAAGGactccctcctctctgctcctgtcCATCCCTGTCCACCATCAGACTGGTAGAGGGCACTCTCCTGCCTTTAGAAGTGGGCTTGTCCCCCAGAATCCCAGCCTGTTTGCAAGAATTTGGCTTTGGTCCAAATGGGTTAAAAATAGCTTTGTTGTGGGAGGGGCTCCCCCTTCcacccagctctgccccaggATTGGCGCGAGAGAGCCCGCCAGTGAGTAGAGAGCGAGGGAGTTCAGTCATCATCTACCCTCTGCACCTCGGCTTTTCCTGCCCTCTGAAGCCCTAACCTCATGACTTCCCCTCCTTTTCTccggggacacacacacacacacacacacacacacacacacacacacactctctctctctctctctctctctctctctctctctctctctctctcaccctgttcCTCACACCCATCACAGTGGTCTCACACCTCCCTTCATTCCCTCCCATTCACATACATCCTCTCTCACACGTCCATTACCATGGGATGAGGACAGGGCCCTCAGGGTCTGGAGaactccctccaccctcctctcctTGCTGCCCAGGGCCCTTCAGCTACTGGGGCAATAGGGCCTCCCCTGTGAGGAAATCCCTCTGGACTGGCCAAGCCTCTGCCTGCCACTTCCCTCCAGCTCCAACTTCCACAAAGTTCCAGAGTCCCTTCTGGATTGAGGAGGCAAGATCTGAGGAAACAAAATCCCCTGCTTCCCAGGATTGGTCCAACCCCAGATCAGAGATGAAAGCAGTGACCCAAGGCCATTGCAGAGCCTCATGTGACATCAAGACAGGCTCCCTGGAGGTGtgcaggctggggtgggagaCAGGGGAGGGGCAGTGTTGAGAATGATAACCTTCAGTGATTCTGGGTCACAGGGacccaaagagaaaggaagagaaaaggaagtggCTGAAGTCTTTGCTAAGTCTGTTCCAGCTCCATGAGGGTGGGTGCCCAGGAGGCCTGAGCATGAAGtgtgaggaaaaaaagggaagagagaaaaatggatagagaGGCTCAATTCAATATTCACTTACTGAACAGCTCCTGGGTACCAGACCCTGGACAAGATGCTGGGAATACGAATACAGTGATATAGACCCCAACTTTGAGGAACTCCCAGTGAAGTTCCAGAACAAGGCAACTTTTGTTAGGTGCTTAATGTGAGTGGCGCCCCCTGGAGGTGTTCAGTGCACAACAGCTCCATGTAAAGGGTTCCCTGATGATCCTGGGAGTTGCAAGGCTGAATCGAGCTCAGAGGCAGCTTTGAGGTGGAAGCAAGAGCAGTGGACCTGGAAATAGGCAGACTTGGGTTCAAGTTTATCAACTGGCACCTCTGCCAAGCTAGAAGGCCATGTCTTCACTTATGGAATGGGGCTCTTCATAGGCTGTGCAGCAGTCCCCTGCCCCCAATACACAGATTGCACTTAAACTATTACCATGAGCTCTTTGAGAAAATTCACAGGGACAAAACCTACTATAAATTCAGTGCAGCTTTTTGATGAATCTGTGTTTTGTCACCGCAGCTTCTGCACAGATTAGAAAAACATTCACACATACCTGTATGAGATGTGTTCAGGCCACAGACAATGCTCAGTGAATACACAATTTCAGGGATCCCTTGAAATCACTGAGCTCTCTATCCCCAGCCCATAGTCTGGGAACCACTGCCCTAGCCCAAGGTAAGGTTCAGGGTCGGGGGAGGGCTCCCTGGAAGAAGTTCCGTTTGAGGTGGCCCTTAAAGCCCAAGAGAATTTCTGCAGCGGGGCTaggagggcctgggaggggaggggagggccagaTGCTGGGGCAGAGGCAGTTCTCCACAGCTATGGCAGTAAACccatttcccttctcctctcccccactccctgccctctGACCTCAGGGTCAGGGCAGGCTGGGGTCAAGCCTTGACCTGGGTGACTGGGTGTCCTTCAGGGTGAATTTGGCGCTGGCTTACACGGAGCTGACAGAGGAGCTGGGCCGGCTTCGGGAGTTGAGTTCCCTGCAGGGGAGGATCTTGAGGACTCTGCTGCAGGAGCAGGCTCGGAGTGGCGGTGAGATGGGGCAGGGGAGGCCTGGAGCTGGACCCGGCAGGAGGGGATAGCTATGGCCACCGTCCTGCGTCCGGGGACCACCCTTCACTTCCTTCCCCCGTGCCCAGGCCTTTTCCACTCCCGTTCGCAGAGTGGGTGGGCACTGGTCGCCGGCAAGGCCCTGTTTCCCCAGTTCTGACGTCTTCTCTCCCCACCACTGTCCCCCTTCTCTTCTAGGCCAGAGGCACTCGCCGCTGTCGCAGCGCCACTCCCCGGCCCCCCAGTGTCCCTCGCACTCCCCGCCGGCCCGAGCGGCGCCCCCTTGCCCCCCGTGCCAGTCCCCCGTCCCCCAGCGCCGCTCTCCCGGGCCCCCTTGCCCTTCGCCCCAGCAGCGCCGATCGCCGGCCTCGCCCTCCTGCCCGTCGCCCGTCCCGCAGCGCCGCTCGCCGGTGCCGCCGCCATGCCAGTCCCCCAGCCCGCAGTGCCGCTCCCCAGGGCCTCCCGCCTGCCCGGCCCCGCAGCCCCGgcccccaccacccccgccgcCCGGGGAGAGGACACTGGCCGAGCGAGCCTACGCCAAGCCGCCCAGCCACCACGTGAAGGCCGGCTTCCAGGGCCGGCGCAGCTACTCGGAGATGGCGGAGGGCGCGGGCTACGCGGGCGCCTCCCCGCCCTGGCTGCAGGCCGAGGCGGCCACGCTGCCCAAGCCGCGGGCCTACGGCAGCGAGCTCTACGGCCCCGGCCGGCCCCTCAGCCCACGGCGCGCCTTCGAGGGCATCCGCCTGCGCTTCGAGAAGCAGCCGTCGGAGGAGGAGGAGTGGGCCGTGCCCGCCAGCCCGCCTAGCCCGGAGGCTGGCGCCATCCGCTGCGCCTCGTTCTGCGCTGGTTTCCCCATCCCGGAGTCGCCCGCCGCCACCGCCTACACCCACGCCGAGCACGCGCAGTCCTGGCCGTCCATCAACGTGAGTGGGCACGTGCGCGGGCACGTAAGCACGTGCCTCAGAcccggcggggggtggggggccgcGGGGTGGGGGCCCGCCGCCCTCTTCACGCCTGATTGATGGGCGGGGCTCCCTTCCTTTGTTACCGCCCCCTTCCCAGGGCGCAGCAACCCCTCTCTCTCCAGTGGCCTTTTGTTGGCATGAATTGGGGCCCACACCATTAAAACTTGTTCAGTTTCACGGTTAAAGGCCCGGGTCTTCAGAGTGACAGTCCTGGCTTTGATTCTGGATTCCACCACTTAGTAGCTTTGGGACCTCCGGCAAGTTACTTATCTTCTTggccttcagttttctcatctgcaaaaatgAGGTCAATGATTTATTATCTAATTCCATTAGAGAGTTCTTAAGAGGGAGGCAGTGAGCCCAAAGCActcttgcacagtgcctggctcactaGTAAACATCTGCTATTACTTGGTGATGGAGGCTATGCTGATGCCATGGGTCTTGGTTCCGGACAGGGACAGGCCTGCTCATCCAGTTCTGTCCATCAGGCCTCAGAGCCCCTGCCCCTTTCTGTCTGTCCTAGAAGAAAGCCCTGTCTCACGGCTGTATCGTTTCACTGAAATAATGAGTTTCCTGGATGTCAGAGCCAACTCTTGCCACCTGAAAGGAccaaaatatattccaaagccagacagaaaattatttttgggTTGTACATTGTTTAGGATTATCCATTGCTTTGAGTTATCTGAGAGCTGTGTCTTAGTCAGTCTGAGGGCATATCTGGGTCTTGGCTTCCCTCATTACCGCAGATGCCTTGGGAGGCTGAGCATACCCACCTCCCCATTCACACCTCCTGGGGACATTATGCCCGGGGTCGGGGCAGTGGATGCTGAACTGGTAGAAGGTGgtcagggagggggaggaaggaggtggtaCAGGAGAAGGGGTGCCCAGATGCCTTCTGCATGCTGCAGCCATCCCTGCCTCAGGTTCCAGGGAAGGGCAGGTTGGGATGTGGGGACCATGAGGGAGGATTGTGGACCATAAAtgactcccttctctccccacagcTGCTGATGGAGACAGTGGGCTCTGATATCCGCAGCTGCCCCCTCTGCCAACTGGGTTTCCCTGTCGGGTACCCCGATGATGCCCTCATCAAACACATTGACTCTCACCTGGAGAACAGCAAGATCTAGGGTGCCTCCCCCACCCACTGGCTGTTTCTTCACcttctcccatcacccccaaacTCTCACTCACTTTGAATGCTGCATGAATCTCGTAGGGGGCCCCTGCCCCTTGCGACCCCCAGATACCTCCACTAGCTATCGAGTCAACGTGTGTGCCATCTTCCCTGGTCCAGGCACCACTCAGCCCTGGCTTTTCCCAGGAGGTCAGCTGAGgctctccccagctccctggcttctgctggggaggtggggatcagggctggggtgggaaggggcatATCCCAcccagcctctccctctgcctttctgttTTCAAATGGTTGGATCCAAGAAGGTGTCTAGTGCTTgggcctgggggaagggagggtatCAGAAGACTCCAGGAGCTCCCCTGGCACCTCCCCAGATGTCCGTCTTTCTCAGGCTGTGCTCTGTCCAGGGAATGCCTCCCTGTGGGGCCTCAGAGCCTTCCCTGCACACTGACGCCAGTTCCTCCATCCCATGGCCAGGTCGGGACTCGCCGTTCCCTGCAGGCCAACCCTGTTCTCCCCCTCTGCCCAcgctggagaggagagggaggaccCTGGAGGACTGGGAGCATCCAGTCTGAAGAGGCTGCCCTGAGGCACCATGACCGTCAGGCTAGGGAACTATCTGTGCCAGCCTCCCAGGCCTATGCCCTCCTCCTGGAGCCCCCAGCACCAAGGCACAGATTGTTAAGGCAGATGCTTCCCTCCGCCCTGACCCCACTCAAGCCCCAACACCACAGGTGCCCTGGAGCCCGGGTGTGACTCAGCCGCTGTTAGCTGGGTGGGTGACATCAGCCCCGCCTCCCAATCCAGAACCTGAGGATGGGCCCAGGGTGCTGTGGAGATCAACTTCAAAAGAGCTAACCCCCTTCCCACACCCCAGAGCCCCACATTCCCTCTGTGAAATCTACCTCAGAGTCAAACCCTCAGAAGGACGGGTAAGCAGGAGGCCAGGGGGTCCCCAGGGCTGAGGTGTGGAGCTTGCTATGGCAAGAGCCTGCCGCCCCACGATGAGTCCGCCCCCCTCCACTGCAAGCCCCTCCCGGGTCCCAGCCCGGTGCGGGCAGTGTATGCCACTGTCAGTGCATGTACCTTTCTGATCCAACTCTTCCAGGTCCCCCACCtcctcacacccctccccccctcctcagTGCAGGGGAGTGAGGGGGTgtgtggggcagggaaggggctgAGGACTCCAGAGACACATGGCCTTGTACCTTGAGTGTCCCCctagggagggggaatggggaaggGGGACTGGAGAGGGGAGTGGGGCCCCTGAGCTCTCTGAACAAGTTGAAAGTCCAAATAAAACTTACCTGTTCCATTTGCGCTTGGTCTGTGCCCTCTGTGGCTGTGGTGGGGAGGAAACCCTTGTAGCGGAAGGTCTTGGAAACTGTCTCAGGTAACCACAACCATGGGAGGGTGGGCATTGGGCAAGTAGGGGATGCACGGAGCACCCATGTTCCAAGGTGATTCTGGAGATGCAGGCATGTGAGTGGCTACAGGTGACCTGTGACGTGGACTTTATTTGGAACAGGTAGGGAGCAGCAGAGGGTGTCTTTGTGACCAGCCCTGAGCAGATGTCAGGGACTCATGAATTTTCCCTCCCAGCAGGTCTGGCAGGTAGAGGTTCTGTAGCCTGGGGATTCATTTATCAGTAGCACGATTTTTTCATCAAATGATTTCTTGTGCCGTGAACCAGACTGGGGCCtcaaagaggagggaacatttgGATCTATGTCCTTAAGGGtcagagagcagggaggggctgggctccAGGCTCAGCAGCTGCCTTGAAAAGTCCCATAGCCTGGGAGGTCAGAGCCAGGTCGTGAACCCATGACTTCTGCCTCAGCTGGGGCTGTGCCCTCTTGCCTGCATAAAGGTCctgagttactttttttttttttttttttttggtacgcgggactctcactgttgtggcctctcccgttgcggagcacaggctccggacgctcaggctcagcggccatggctcacgggcccagccgctccgcggcatgtgggatcttcccggaccggggcacgaacccgtgtcccctgcatcagcaggcggactctcaaccactgtgccgccagggaagcccctgagttacTTATTCATCAACACTGGTTGCCTTTCATTTCCACGTGACCCTTTTGGCCAAGGattcacttaaaaacaaaaggcaGGGGCAGTTGCTCATTGAAGGCCCAAGGTTCAGCTCCAGACCCACGGCTAACATCCCTTTCCATTTAGTGCCAAGGTGCAGACGCCCATGGGGAGATGTCCCAGTCTCCCCTGCTCTTCTGTTGCAGTTGGCAGCTATAGCTGGCCTCTAAAAGTTTATCCAACCTGGATTCCATCTGCAGCTGAGTCCTGAGTGCCAGGGAAGGTGAGAACAGACATCCCTATGGGACATGGTTTCTCACAAGCTCTGGGAAAGAAGCTTCCGGGACCTCTGGCACATGGGTTCCCCTGGTTTTTTCCCACCTCAGTGAACTCCCGTGGAGGAAGGTAGCACCCAGGTTTCTGGGTCTGGGTTTGTTTGGCTCTCTGGAAGCATTTGCTAGAAGGGCATTAGTAAATTAGGGATGGTAAAGAGATACAAAGCCAAGAGAAATCCTAGCCATAGATAAAAAGTGCAAAGGATGACCTGGGAGTGAGCTACAGGAGGGGGCGTGACCTGAGTAACCACATCTGGTTCTTGAGCGTGTTTGAGGGGGGAGGGCACCCAGGTATCCTGCAACCTGGACATTTCCCCTGTCACCAGGGTGAGGGGAGCATGCCAACATAGGGTGCAGATTCTGGCGGCTTGTCTCCTTGATTCCTGGGGACCCGGGAAAGGGCTCAGGTGTAAGGTGGGAAGCTGGGTggagctgggagggaaggggaggaagggagaaaaagctAGTGTTTCCTCAGCCCAGGTCCTCCAGAACCACAGCCTTTAACTTAATGCCTGCCCAGAAGAGAAGACAtcaggggtgggggggctggaggaggggctggggagcccagCCAACACTCATCCTCCTCTTCCCAACCAGGGCTGTGATCAGATGGAAGGACTCTGTGGGAGTGATTCAGGAACACCAGGGCCTGAGGGAGCGTGGGGCAGAGGGGTCTGGATCTCTAAGCTCCTGGAAGGGTGAGGAGGGCGGGAGAACTTGTGCAGGAGCAAAGTGGGGGGGAGATCCTGCTAAGGCTGGAGGAGACACCCAAGAACCCATTCGCTGTCAGCAGCACAGACCCAGAGCTGGACGGCTGGCAGTGTGGGGGGGATTCACAGCCACCAAGCTGTCCATGAGCTCATCCCCGAGTGCCCGGTGAAAGGCCAACACCCAACATCCCAGCTCCGGCCCCACTGCCCTCTGTCTCTCCTTCAACCACCAGCTGCCCCTCAGGCCTCCCTGCCTCATCTCTGATTTCACAGCCAGAGCTACCAGGCCGTGGCgacccctgcccctctcctgggTCCCCGTAGAGGCTGTGCCAGGCGATCAACTGAGGAGAGCAAGAGCTCCTTTCAGAAactgtagtggtggtggtggtggtggtgtgtgtgtgcgtgtgtgcgcgcacgcgctgggtgggagtggaggggtgGGAAGCTGACAGCTAGCAAACGGGAGGGTGTGTGGGTGAGTCAGCCGTGTTAATGAGAAACACCACACCCCGCTGATTAGGACTAATGAAGAAGATCAGGGAGGATGGGGTTTCAGTCGGTGATATCTTTATAGGGCCGGGGAGCAGGACTGCGCCCCCAGTCACATTTCTTCCTTAGCAAGGGCACGAACAGAGCCACTTTGGCTACTGCAGGAAGAATGGAGGTTAGACACAAGGATGAACCGTCCAGGTCAAGGGAGTCCTACCTGGGAAGGGGTGGAACCAGGAGTCTGGGCAGAGACCACACATGGGGGAAGTGGTGTGAGATCCTGCAACACCTGCTCCCATTCCTGCCCTTCCTCTGATTTCTCTATGTTGACTCACTCCAGAGACATTCCTGCCACTCGGAGCTGTACCCCGCAGTGGCCTAAGTGCCTTTTGAAATCTAACTGACATCTGAAGAGGACCTGATGGAGGGAGTGCTGTGGAGAAGGCTCCAGGCTGTGTCCCTCCCATCGGCAGCCTGGAGGGGAGGCTCTGGTTTGAGGCATTGACGGTCTATGCAGATGTTCACGACCCAGGGGGGCCTGGCAGGGCTGAGGGCAGaagggagatggggtgggggaaggcctGGGCATCGCCGAAGGCCCTCTTTGTGGCTGCCCTGTCCTCATGGCAGAGACAGAGGCCCGCTGAGAACCCGCAGTGTCGCCCACCCTCCATGCCAACTCAGCCAAGGGCAAAGGCACCAGGCGCGCCTCGCAGATGTTCCAGTCTGCTGTGTGTGTGCGggcctgcagggagggagggcagaggctgggaggggggaCAGGATGGGTGTAGGCAGCACCTCCAACACCTCCTAATTTGCATTACCGCTGACACCCTTCTGGACCAAGAAAATGGAGACCGAAATAACAAAGGGGGAGGTGATTCCCTGAGGGGGCCTTTGAGGTTCTCTTTCCTTGCCTCCAAGCTCCCGGTGCTGTGGGCAAGAGGGCAGCCCCACAGCCAGCCCCTGGTTAGGGAAATGCACCTACTGCTGCTCCAGACACCCCATCCCGGCCTCCCACTTCCCTTGGCCCCagaccccccagccctgcccctttcCTTCCTGGGAGCCTATTCCAcccacccttccttcctctggGAACCCTCTCCTTGGAGCCCCTCTCACACCTTCGCTGACCCCAGCTCTGTCCAGCTGGGAAGTTGTTCTCTccagaccctcctgcctcccccttcAGACTAGGCATTTCCCAGGGCAGGGCCCAAACAGCCCCTGCCAACCTGGGAGCTGCTCAAGAGAACATTCTGCATGAGAAATAATCCAAACAATAGCAGGGGAGCTTGTGAGTAGATTCTAGAAATGGTGTAAGGTGGACCTGGGTCCAGTGTGAGACCCCGGCCCTAGGGCtacggggtgggagggagagggggctcCCAGCTCCACTGGAAGAGGACTCTGTCCATCGGAGGTATTGCTAGATGTCAGGTCTCTGCCCTGTAAGGTCCTTGGAGAAAAGGACCAGGACTGTTCCATTCTGATGTATGTTTCCTCTGCCCCAGGGACTACCGCACCGACCCCCACCAACACATTTGGTGCTCGATTTATAAGCACTGAATTTACTTCTGTCCCAAAGAGGGCAGGGAATGATGTGGCAGCCAAGGCTCGGAGGCGGGAGGCGGCGAGTGTGATGGGCTGAGGAGAGGGAGCTGGGACCCTCTGCCAGAGGGTCCTGGGACCCGGACGAGCCAACGGTGAGGGTGGAGGCAGAGCAGAAGGACCTGGCAGGGAAACCAGGTCGCGAGAGACAGCCGAGAGAGCTGTGAACACGCTGTGGGGAGGAGCGAAGGATGAGCTGAGAACTTCCCCGACTCCCCTCCAGAGATGCTATTTTGGAGGGAGAGAATATATGCAGtgcagggggcagggtggggggagtaTGGCAGCTTCCACAGGGTCAGCGGGACCCCCCCCCTGCCTCCACTCTCCCCGGTCAGCCATCTTCACTGGCCCtgagacccccccacccccccacccccgcccagcaCTTCCCTCCTCATTGGGAAAATCTTGCTCTCTTGAGCGCAGGAGGAGAAAGAGCTTGGAGATTTGCAACTGGCTTCTTGGCACCCGCCTGAGGGTCCCCTGGGTCCTCAGACCTAGGGAGAAGCTTCTATTTCCATGACTGCCTTGGAGTGAAAATGTGGAGGGTACCATGGGGCACAGGGTGAGACAGGCACCGAGTACGGCTCGGGGGGCCTGAGCACTTCTTGTCCCCAGCTCCATACTTAGGCACTCAGCATGGATCCCCCTCTGGCATCAAACAGGGAGGGAATTTGGTGTTAAAAGAGACCAGGGCAGAGGCTGCTTCCAGGGCCAGCTGGGTTCACCCACAGGAGGTCCAGCCCCTCCGGGTGGAAGCCCATCTTGCCCCTTTGGGCCAAGGAGGCTGGACAGAGGTCAGTGTGAAGTAGAGCCTTGCTTGGCATGAAGGGAAATTCCTGTGCCCCAGCTCAACCCTTCTGAGGGGCCCTGACTCATTTTGGGATGAAGGCTCCAATGCCCTGCGGGTTTCTGTGGtagctggggcagggggcgggcagAGTGTGTAGAGAGCACTGGGGACGAGGGGAGact
The genomic region above belongs to Phocoena phocoena chromosome 19, mPhoPho1.1, whole genome shotgun sequence and contains:
- the TBKBP1 gene encoding TANK-binding kinase 1-binding protein 1; amino-acid sequence: MESMFEDDISILTQEALGPSEVWLDAPGDPSLGGDMCSASHFALITAYGDIKERLGGLERENATLRRRLKVYEIKYPLINDFGEEHGFSLYEIKDGSLLEVEKVSLQQRLNQFQHELQKNKEQEEQLGEMIQAYEKLCVEKSDLETELGEMRALVETHLRQICGLEQQLRQQQGLRDAAFPSLSPPPAPAPPCADLDLHYLALRGGSGLSHAGWPGPTPSMSELERRQLEEALEAAQGEARGAQLREEQLQAECERLQGELKQLQETRAQDLASNQSERDMAWVKRVGDDQVNLALAYTELTEELGRLRELSSLQGRILRTLLQEQARSGGQRHSPLSQRHSPAPQCPSHSPPARAAPPCPPCQSPVPQRRSPGPPCPSPQQRRSPASPSCPSPVPQRRSPVPPPCQSPSPQCRSPGPPACPAPQPRPPPPPPPGERTLAERAYAKPPSHHVKAGFQGRRSYSEMAEGAGYAGASPPWLQAEAATLPKPRAYGSELYGPGRPLSPRRAFEGIRLRFEKQPSEEEEWAVPASPPSPEAGAIRCASFCAGFPIPESPAATAYTHAEHAQSWPSINLLMETVGSDIRSCPLCQLGFPVGYPDDALIKHIDSHLENSKI